DNA from Bacillus sp. Marseille-P3661:
TGAACAAACAAATATGAAAGGGCATGCCCAATCTACCTTCAATTACGAGTTAGCACTTAAAAATCGCACCTCTGAAGCACAACATTATGCCCTAAAGGCAGATGCACCCAGAGGATGGGATGTAAATTTTCAAGTAGATGATAAAAGTGTGACATCTGTTTCAGCTAAGTCAAATGAAACTAAAAATATTAACGTCGTGGTAACACCTCCTGAAAAAGCCGAAGCTGGAACGTACCCAATTCCACTTACAGCAACAACGAATGCAACTTCTGCAGAACTTACATTAGAAACTGTCATAACTGGTACGTATGGTATAACGCTATCGACTCCAACAGGAAGATTAAGTGAAGATATATTAGTAGGCAAGGAAGAATCCATTGAGTTAGAGGTTAGTAATACCGGTACAGTACCAATCGGAGATATTACTTTAAATTCAGAACAACCTGTTCAATGGAACGTTCAATTTGAGCCTAAAAAAATCAACATTCTAAAACCTGGAGAATCCGAAAAAGTCACAGCGATCATAACTCCAAGCGATAAAGCTATTGCTGGAGATTATGTTATCCAGATGGAAGCGAGTACACCTGAAGCAGTGTCGACTGCTGATTTTAGAATGCAGGTTGAAACATCAATGTTATGGGGCTGGGTTGGTGTCGTTATTATTATAGCTGTTATAGGTTGTATCTTCTATTTAGTACGGAAATACG
Protein-coding regions in this window:
- a CDS encoding COG1470 family protein; amino-acid sequence: MLKKVFVVLTLLIFFSNVFSKFAFAAGGLTLYTPYTGIAVIPGESIDYAFDLMNETSQVQQVTFEIEDLPKDWEYDITSSGWNLKQLSVKPDDSQTFSINLEVPLNVPKGEYTFYITATSTSGLMDRLPMKINISEEGTFKTELTSEQTNMKGHAQSTFNYELALKNRTSEAQHYALKADAPRGWDVNFQVDDKSVTSVSAKSNETKNINVVVTPPEKAEAGTYPIPLTATTNATSAELTLETVITGTYGITLSTPTGRLSEDILVGKEESIELEVSNTGTVPIGDITLNSEQPVQWNVQFEPKKINILKPGESEKVTAIITPSDKAIAGDYVIQMEASTPEAVSTADFRMQVETSMLWGWVGVVIIIAVIGCIFYLVRKYGRR